Sequence from the Hamadaea flava genome:
GCATGATCAACGGCCGAGCATTTTGCGGAGCAGATCACGCAGCTGCTCGCGCTCGGGTTCGCTCAACGAACGCAACGGTTCGGCGGCGAACCCGAGCGAGCCGCGTAGATCGTCGACGACGTGGCGGCCGGCGTCGGTCAGGGCGACGTTCTTTACCCGCCGATCGCCGGGATCGGGCTCGCGGACGACGAGGCCCCGGCGTTCGAGCCGATCGGCGATGCCGGTCACGTTCGACGGGTCGCAGTGGAACTCGTCGGCCAGCCGCCGCATCGGCTGCGGCTCGGCCGCCACGAGCATGAGCAGCTTGGCCTGCATCGCCGTGAGCTGGTGCGTCCCGGCCGCGTCCTCGTAACCCGCGTTGAACCGGGCCGCGATCTCGGCCATGAGCTGCACCACTTCTCGCGTCACCGTCATGACCGCCAGTATAGTTGAGGCAGTTCAACTATTTATGGAGGTCAAGGATGGCTCGCCAGATCACCCTCGCGTCCCGCCCGGCCGGCTGGCCGACGGCGGAGAACTTCGCGCTGGTCGAGGGGGAGACGCCGGCGCCCACAGAGGGACAACTGGTGGTACGCAACCTGTTCATGTCGGTGGACCCCTATATGCGGGGACGGATGAACGACGTGAAGTCGTACGTCCCGCCGTTCCGGCTCGGGGAGCCGCTCGACGGGGGCGCGGTCGGCGAGGTCGTCGAGTCGCGTGCCGACGGATTCGCTCCCGGCGATCTCGTGCTGCACGGGCTGGGCTGGCGTGACATCGCGGTCCTCGACGCCCGCCACGCCCGCAAGGTCACTCCGATCGAGGGGCTGTCGCCTTCGGCGTACCTGGGCGTGCTGGGGATGACCTCCCTGACGGCGTACGCCGGACTCCTGGACGTCGCCGAGTTCAAGCCGGGCGACGCCGTCTTCGTCTCCGGCGCCGGCGCGGTCGGCAGCATCGCCGGGCAGATCGCCAAACTCAAGGGCGCCTCCCGGGTCATCGGCAGCGCGGGCTCGGCCGAGAAGGTGGCACACCTGCTGGACCTCGGGTTCGACGCCGCCTTCAACTACAAGGACGGCCCCGTCGGGCAGCAGCTGAAGCAGGCCGCGCCGGACGGCATCGACGTGTACTTCGACAACGTGGGCGCGGACCATCTGGAGGCCGCGATCAGCTCCCTCAACCAGCACGGCCGGGTCGCGCTGTGCGGGGCCATCGCGGCGTACAACGACACCACGCCGCCCGCCGCGCCCCGGAACCTGGCGCTGGCCATCGGCAAGCGGCTGACCCTGCGCGGATTCATCGTCAACGATCACGGCGCCCGGATGCCGGAGATGGTCGCCGAGATCAGCGGCTGGCTGAGCGAGGGCAAGATCTCGTTCCAGGAGACCGTCGTCGACGGGCTCGACAACGCCCCCGAGGCGTTCCTCGGGCTGCTCCGTGGCGAGAACACGGGCAAAATGGTCGTCCGCCTCTGACCCTCGCCTCGCCCGCCCCCTGCTCTACCCCACCTCACCCCACCTCACCTCGCCCGCCTGTGTTTCGCCGCACGGCGCTCGCCCCTGCGGCGCTCGCGCTGCTCTCTGCGCGATCATGAACTTATGGCCGTGATCGATTGCGTTTTCGCAGGTCGCTGAACCACAACCAGGTGATCGTCCCCCCGGCGGACTGATCCACTGCCCGACGCGGACATCCCCTGTTGATCAGGGAGTTCCGGGGTTGATCAGGGCGCTGGGGACACGACACGCCGGTTGATCACGACCGATAGTTCATGATCGCGCGGAAAGCAGCGCGAGCGCCGCAGGGGCGAGCGGGGCGAGCGGGGGCGAGCCGAGCGAGCCGAGCGAGCCGAGCGAGCGGGGCGAGCGGTTAGTCGGCGGGGGCGACGGTTTCTACGGTGGGCTTGGCGCGCCGGTCCAGGAATTTCGTCGTCAGCCAGGCCGCGGCGACGGCGAGGACCGCGGGTGGCAGGACGTCGAGGCTGGACGCGCCCACGAGCAGGCCCGCGAACAGCAGCGGCGAGAAGATCAGCCGTGTCTGCGCCGCCATGCCCGCGGCTGCCCCGCCCGCCAGGGCGAGTGTCGGGGACAGGTCGAACCAGACCACGCCCAGGGAGGCGATGGCGACGCCGAGGAAGATCGCGGGGAAGATCGGGCCGCCGCGGAAGCCGCAGCCGAGGCAGACCGCGTACGCGAGGAATTTGGCGATCAGCAGTACGAGCACGATTTTCGTCGAGTCCGCGGTGGCCACGACGCCGACGCTGGTCTGGCCGGAGAAGAGCACGTCTTGGGAGTTCGCGCCGAGGGCCCGGGCCAGGAGGGCCAGCAGTCCGACGGCGAGGCCGCCGGCTAGGAGCAGGGCCGGCATCGGCAGCTTCATTTCCGAGACTCGCGTGCCCAGCCGGTGCACCCGGGCCAGGGCGAATGAGCTGAGGACGCCGACGACCACGACGATCAGCAGGTCGCCGAGGTGCACTCCGGTGTACGCGGGCAGGTCGGGCACTTCGAGGCCGGGCGCGTCGAGTCCGCCCCAGGTGCCGAAGCCGACGAAGATCAGGTAGCCGATCGCGGCGGCGACCAGGCCGGGCAGCAGGACTGGCAGCAGCCGGGCGCCCAGGCCGATGCCGCCCTCGAGGAGCAGCATCCCGGCGACCAGTGGGCCGCCGAACAGCGCGGAGATCGCGGAGAACTGGCCGGCGTTGGAGATCACCGAGGCGCCCTGTGTGTCGAACTTCGCGTAGCGGTTCGCCACCATGCCGACCACCGAGCCGAGCGCGATGACCGGGGCCTCCGGGCCCAGCACGGCCCCGTATGACAGGGAGCCGAGGGCGGCGAGGAAGACGCCCGGAGCGTGCGAGATCGGGGTGGCGGCGGTGCTCAGTCCTTTCAGCGGGGAGTGGCCGCCGTCGCCGGGCAGGAATCGGCGCGCCAGGACGACGATGATCGCACCGAGGACGGGGAGCGAGAGGACGGCGTACCAGGGTGGTTCGCCGGGGCCCCAAAGCCAGTGTTCGAGCCCGTGCACCGACGCGATGAACAGGGCTGCCACCAGCGCGGCCGGGATGCCGATGGCCGCACCGAGCAGGATGAGCCGCAGGTACGCCCGGCCAGTGGGTGGTTCCGCCATACCTGCCCTCGTCTCTCCAAATCAGCCACATTCACCCCGAATTAGCCTCATATTAGAGCCATGACGACGGCAAGTGTTCCCAAGATGCCCGGTTCTGCGGGCATGTCCAAGACTTCCGGTGGAATGCCCTGGTGGCTGTTCCTGATCACCGGCACCGCCTGGATCATCGTGAGCTGGTTCGTCTTGGGCTTCAACAGCCGGAGCGTCGCCTCGATCGCCGCGCTCGCCGGCGCGGTGGTCCTGGTCGCGGCCATCGCAGAGCTGTTCCAGATGTTCACCGCCCCCGGCTGGAAATGGCTGCACGGCGTACTGGCCGCGCTGTTCCTCGTCACCGGAATCCTGTGCTGGGCGAATCCCGGCAAGACGGTGTTCTGGCTGGCCGCGTTCGTCGGCTGGTATCTGCTCTTCAAGGGTGTCGCCGACATCATCCTGGCGTTCCTCACCAAGGCGGAGAACGACGCGTGGTGGCTCGGCCTGATCGTCGGCATCATCGAGATGCTGCTCGGCTTCTGGGCCGCCGGGCGGTTCACCCGGTCGCTCTACACGCTGATCGTGCTGGTGGCGGCGATCTGCCTGGCTCGCGGCATCACCGACATCATCATGGCGTTCCGCGTACGCAAGCTCCAGCACGCCGAGTGAGCGCCGGATGCGGACTCTGCGGTGGACCGGGGCCGTCGTCCTCCTGGTGATCTCCAGCCTGCTGGTGGTCGCCTCGGTGACGGCCCGGTTCGCCCGCTCTGAACTGCTGAACACCGATCGCTATGTGGAGACGGTCGCTCCCTTGGCCAGCGATCCGGACGTCCAGCGGGCGATCACCACCCGGGTCACCGACGCGGTGATGAACTCGGCCGATCTGCCGGCCCTGATTCAGCAGATCGCGCAGGCGACCGGGATCAAGGGCGCCGAGCAGGCGGCGACGCTGGCCGCGCCGGCCATCACGAACTGGATCAAGGGGCAGGTTCAGCGGATTGTCGGCGAACTGGTCACCTCGCCGCAGTTCGCGACGCTGTGGACGGAGATCAACCGCTCCGCGCATACGCAGATCGACAAGTTGCTCACTGGCGAGGACGGAACGATCGTCTCCACTCAGAACGCCGACGTCGTGATCAACCTCGGTCCGGTGGTGACCGCCGCCAAGGACAACCTCGTCAACCGGGGCTGGGGCTTCCTCAGCAAGGTGCCGGACGTGTCGATCCCCTACACCGTCGCCACGATCGACAACCTCCCCGAGATCCAGCGGTACGTGAAACTGCTCGACAAGGCCGGGACCTGGCTGCCGATCCTGGCGCTGGTCGTGCTCGGGCTGGGCGTGTGGTGCGCACCCAACCATCGGCGCGGCCTGCTCGTCGGACTGCTCATCAGCGCCGTCCTGCTGCTGCTCACGCTGGGGGCGTACGCGGTCTTCCGCAACAAGTACGCCGAGAAACTGTCCGCGAAGGGCTTCAACACCGACGTGGCCCTCACGGTCTGGGACCAGCTCCTGCGGTACCTCGTCATCGCGCTGGCGACGACGACGGTCGCGGCGGCCCTGGCCGCGATCTGGGTGTACCTGGCCGGGCCGGGTCGCGGCGCCACCCTGTTCCGCCGCGGCGTGAACACGGCGATCGATCCGGTCGGCCGGGCGATCGGCCCACGGCCCGGCGTACGCACTTTCATCCGCCGGTGGCAGCCCTGGATCGCCGTCGTGCTCGCCGCCGGGGCGATGTGGTGGCTGCTCGCCAATCCGACCGTCGCGACCGCCCTCTTGATCGTCGCGGTCGTCGCACTGCTCACCGCCGTGATCACTCTGCTACGCCGGTTGCCCGCCTGACGGCGGTGATCGACGACCGCCACTGTCGGCGTACCAGCTGAGCGTCGCGGAGCTGTTGCCCCGCGGGCCTGGCCGGTATCGAGCTCCAGGCCACAGTGGATTGGTCTACACGCTGGAAAAACCACCCCAGAGTTCACTTGAGGACGACGCGCGAACGATGTCTTTGTGGAGCGTGGTAGTGCTAGGTTGTAGCCGGCCGGTCACGCTCTGGGGAGGCGGCGCATGGACCGAGAGATCCGGGTCGATCCCGCTGCGCTGCGGGATTTCACTAAGGACCTCACGTCGATCTTGAACGATGTCTTGCAGCCGGGTCTGGAACGACAGAAGTTTCTGTTCACGGACCCGGTGACGTTCGGCGAGAGCAATCCGAGCGGCGAGCTCTTCCAACGGCGGACTGAGACGTCGCAGGCGATCCGTGAGGCACACGGGAACCTGTCGCGGCAGATCGCCTCGTTGCAGTTCCTGATCGAGGCCGTCGGCAAGATCGCGGACGGCTATCAATCGTCGGACGCCCTTTCCGAGGGCGCGCTGCAGAAGGTGTTGCAGCGGACGGCCGGGGTCGTACCGGGAATCAACACACCGGCCGCGCCATCGGCCGGGCCCGCGCCGTCCGGTGTGGAGACGCCACCGCCGGCCGATGTGACGCCCGTGGACAACGCAGCCGCGCCGTCAGCCGGCGCGCCGCCCAGCGAACCGGCCGTCGTCGAACCCACCGTGGAATCGACTGTGGAACCCACTGTGGAGCCGACGGTCGACACCGCCGCGGTGGAGCCGGTCGACAGCCTGGAGCCGGCAAAGGTGGTGGAGGGCTGATGACGGCTCCTTGGCAGGTCAACTGGCAGGCGTACGACGTGCCTCGGATCGCCGACGCGGTCCAGCGCGACCCGCACGAGCGCGACGTCATCCCGGCCGCGAACGCGGTCGGCGACCTCGTGGCGCACGCCGCCGAGCTTCTGCTGACCGCGGTCGGGAAGCTGGAGAAGTCGTGGTCGGCCAAGTCCGAGGCGGCCGCCGAGACGTACGCGTACGCCCGCGCGCTGGCCGCGTCACTCAAGGGCGACGCCGACGCGTACCACCAGATCGCGGCGGACGTCGGCAAGGTCGTCGATCAGCTCGACCGCGCACGTGCCGAGATCGATCCGCTGGTCGAGGAGTGGCTGCGGCTCGGCGAGTCGGCCACCGCGACGACGGCTTCGCTGAGCGCCGCCGCCCAAGACCTCAATCGGCGTGCCCGCGGCACGATGTCCCATCTGGACCATGCCGTCGGGCCGCTGCGGATCAAGGGGCCCAAGGCGTACGCGCCGAAGATCCTGCCCGTGTCGATCGCGCCGGACGAGCCACGCAAGGACCGGCCGCATCGGGAACCGCGTACCGATCCGGACGGGCCGGGCCGCAAGGACAACCCACGCGACTTCCCCCGCGGTGGCGGAGGCGCCGGCGGTGTCATCGGCGGCGCGCTGTTCACCGCGGCCGCCGTCGTCGCGCCGCCGGTCGGCTACGCGCCCCCGCCCGGCCTGCCCGGGGTCGCCACGACCACGTCCTCCGGCCTGGGCGCCAGTTCCTCCGGTGGCAACCGGTCCGCGGCCGAGGTGCTGAGCGAGCGGGCCAGCGAGCACGTGTACGACCGTGCCTACTCCGACTACGACGGGCCCGGCCCGACGCTGACCGGTGGCGGCGGCCCGCCGACCACCGCGATGACGCCGGGCGCGCCAGTGTCGATGATGCCGCTGGGCATGAACAGCGGCATGGCGCCCGGCGGTGGGGCGTTCGTCCTGCCCGGTCCAGGCGTCGGCGGCGGCGGCGTGCTGCGCAAGGCCACGAT
This genomic interval carries:
- a CDS encoding NADP-dependent oxidoreductase, whose translation is MARQITLASRPAGWPTAENFALVEGETPAPTEGQLVVRNLFMSVDPYMRGRMNDVKSYVPPFRLGEPLDGGAVGEVVESRADGFAPGDLVLHGLGWRDIAVLDARHARKVTPIEGLSPSAYLGVLGMTSLTAYAGLLDVAEFKPGDAVFVSGAGAVGSIAGQIAKLKGASRVIGSAGSAEKVAHLLDLGFDAAFNYKDGPVGQQLKQAAPDGIDVYFDNVGADHLEAAISSLNQHGRVALCGAIAAYNDTTPPAAPRNLALAIGKRLTLRGFIVNDHGARMPEMVAEISGWLSEGKISFQETVVDGLDNAPEAFLGLLRGENTGKMVVRL
- a CDS encoding HdeD family acid-resistance protein, with translation MTTASVPKMPGSAGMSKTSGGMPWWLFLITGTAWIIVSWFVLGFNSRSVASIAALAGAVVLVAAIAELFQMFTAPGWKWLHGVLAALFLVTGILCWANPGKTVFWLAAFVGWYLLFKGVADIILAFLTKAENDAWWLGLIVGIIEMLLGFWAAGRFTRSLYTLIVLVAAICLARGITDIIMAFRVRKLQHAE
- a CDS encoding MarR family winged helix-turn-helix transcriptional regulator, yielding MTVTREVVQLMAEIAARFNAGYEDAAGTHQLTAMQAKLLMLVAAEPQPMRRLADEFHCDPSNVTGIADRLERRGLVVREPDPGDRRVKNVALTDAGRHVVDDLRGSLGFAAEPLRSLSEPEREQLRDLLRKMLGR
- a CDS encoding chloride channel protein, encoding MAEPPTGRAYLRLILLGAAIGIPAALVAALFIASVHGLEHWLWGPGEPPWYAVLSLPVLGAIIVVLARRFLPGDGGHSPLKGLSTAATPISHAPGVFLAALGSLSYGAVLGPEAPVIALGSVVGMVANRYAKFDTQGASVISNAGQFSAISALFGGPLVAGMLLLEGGIGLGARLLPVLLPGLVAAAIGYLIFVGFGTWGGLDAPGLEVPDLPAYTGVHLGDLLIVVVVGVLSSFALARVHRLGTRVSEMKLPMPALLLAGGLAVGLLALLARALGANSQDVLFSGQTSVGVVATADSTKIVLVLLIAKFLAYAVCLGCGFRGGPIFPAIFLGVAIASLGVVWFDLSPTLALAGGAAAGMAAQTRLIFSPLLFAGLLVGASSLDVLPPAVLAVAAAWLTTKFLDRRAKPTVETVAPAD